One genomic segment of candidate division KSB1 bacterium includes these proteins:
- a CDS encoding MerR family transcriptional regulator, translating into MSTRRAKKTHYSIREVSRITSLQAYVLRYWETEFPELRPRKNRSGNRAYSLEDIKLIFLIKKLLYREKYTIAGARQRLKAIRQASPQLSLSFDDLRSEDALYEIKKELENLLKLLPPRPAAAREGAAPLHETAAGAAPANVKPAMTNGDLPSPASSPSSEHTSN; encoded by the coding sequence ATGAGCACACGCCGGGCAAAAAAAACGCATTATTCGATTCGCGAAGTGAGCCGCATCACCTCGTTGCAGGCCTACGTCCTGCGCTATTGGGAGACGGAATTTCCCGAATTGCGGCCCCGGAAAAATCGCTCCGGCAACCGTGCCTACAGCCTGGAAGACATCAAGCTCATCTTCCTCATCAAAAAATTGCTGTACCGCGAGAAATACACCATTGCCGGCGCACGGCAGCGCCTGAAAGCCATACGGCAGGCCAGCCCACAGTTGTCGCTCTCCTTCGACGATTTGCGCAGCGAAGATGCCCTCTACGAAATCAAAAAAGAGCTGGAAAACCTGCTGAAATTGCTGCCACCCAGGCCGGCGGCAGCGCGTGAGGGCGCGGCACCGCTGCACGAGACGGCTGCCGGTGCGGCGCCGGCAAACGTAAAACCGGCCATGACGAACGGGGATTTGCCCTCACCAGCATCTTCGCCATCATCTGAACACACATCGAATTGA
- a CDS encoding GMP synthase, protein MSTSNLAENTRQRPAVPRRPAAVAPIRVAVLDLYDNLPNEGMRCIKELLTESDGKYWAQPVTYEIFETRYKAEICTLDFDIYISTGGPGSPFDGEGKLWERRYFQWWEAIWRHNQREAQAHARKYVFAICHSFQMMCRFFKLAAVTKRGSKSFGIMPIHKTPAGERERLYASLGNPFYAADFRDWQVVEPNTTVLQALGAEVLSLEKIRPHVPLERSITAIRVSPEIIGVQFHPEADPRSMLVHAVKPERKQDIIARHGEKKYQELIRRLQDPECLAATRRAIIPGFLQDAIARLRPEYAGQTVN, encoded by the coding sequence ATGTCAACTTCAAACCTGGCCGAAAACACACGCCAGCGGCCTGCCGTGCCACGGAGGCCGGCCGCGGTTGCGCCCATCCGTGTCGCCGTGCTTGATCTCTATGACAACCTGCCCAACGAGGGCATGCGCTGCATCAAAGAGCTGCTTACTGAGAGTGACGGCAAATATTGGGCGCAACCCGTCACCTACGAGATTTTTGAAACCCGCTACAAGGCGGAAATTTGCACGCTGGATTTCGACATCTATATTTCCACCGGCGGACCGGGCAGCCCGTTTGACGGCGAAGGCAAATTGTGGGAGCGCCGCTACTTTCAATGGTGGGAGGCGATCTGGCGGCACAATCAGCGGGAAGCGCAGGCACACGCCCGCAAATATGTCTTTGCCATCTGTCATTCCTTTCAGATGATGTGCCGTTTCTTCAAGCTCGCGGCAGTCACCAAGCGGGGGTCGAAATCATTCGGCATCATGCCGATTCACAAAACGCCAGCCGGCGAGCGTGAGCGTTTGTATGCCAGCCTGGGAAATCCGTTTTATGCCGCGGATTTCCGCGATTGGCAGGTGGTGGAGCCCAACACGACGGTACTGCAAGCTTTGGGTGCCGAGGTTCTCTCGCTCGAAAAGATTCGGCCGCATGTTCCACTGGAACGCTCGATCACCGCCATCCGGGTTTCGCCGGAAATCATCGGAGTGCAATTTCATCCGGAGGCCGATCCGCGCAGCATGCTGGTGCATGCCGTCAAACCGGAACGCAAGCAGGACATCATCGCCAGGCACGGCGAGAAAAAATACCAGGAGCTGATCCGCCGGCTGCAGGATCCGGAATGCCTGGCCGCCACACGCCGGGCCATCATTCCCGGGTTCTTGCAGGATGCCATTGCCAGGCTGCGGCCCGAATATGCCGGCCAGACCGTGAACTAG
- a CDS encoding sulfite oxidase-like oxidoreductase gives MSFFDPIKRVQRLRQADPRRQPDAELRERIPPGQYRTEKFPVLTYGETPVVDLKDWRLKVWGLVENPITLTWEEFQALPRKKIHVDIHCVTRWSMLDTEWEGVPFSVIAELAKPLPTARVVMEHSYGGYTTNMLLEEMYDAGVLLADTYDGRPLARDHGGPLRLVVPRLYFWKSAKWLNGLEFLARNLPGFWERYGYHMHGDPWTEERFG, from the coding sequence ATGTCGTTTTTCGATCCGATCAAACGTGTGCAACGTCTGCGGCAGGCTGACCCCCGCCGCCAGCCGGATGCCGAGTTGCGTGAACGCATCCCCCCGGGCCAGTATCGCACGGAGAAATTCCCGGTGCTGACTTATGGAGAAACACCAGTGGTTGATTTGAAGGATTGGCGGCTCAAGGTGTGGGGTTTGGTGGAGAATCCGATCACGCTGACCTGGGAGGAATTTCAGGCGTTGCCACGCAAGAAGATTCACGTCGATATTCATTGCGTCACGCGCTGGAGCATGTTGGATACGGAATGGGAAGGGGTGCCGTTTTCTGTGATCGCGGAGCTTGCCAAGCCGCTGCCCACGGCCAGGGTGGTGATGGAGCATTCCTATGGCGGCTATACCACCAATATGCTGCTCGAAGAGATGTATGATGCCGGCGTGCTGCTCGCCGACACCTACGATGGCCGGCCGCTGGCACGTGATCACGGGGGGCCGTTGCGGTTGGTGGTGCCCAGGCTCTATTTTTGGAAAAGTGCGAAGTGGCTCAACGGGCTGGAGTTTCTCGCGCGCAACCTGCCGGGCTTCTGGGAGCGTTATGGCTATCACATGCACGGCGACCCCTGGACCGAAGAACGGTTTGGGTGA
- the lnt gene encoding apolipoprotein N-acyltransferase has product MKRSQPSPSTTVVRRPQHMDPSAPGLRRLKLFMAITGGCLGFLSYPAINWTPLVAIAYVPYFWLLNHCSGIKETVRYTWLYSFVMALGGFFWIAYTVVEFGGLPWWLAVPIMLLYAAVGAANLAVTGGLVAWLRRPLSMKWQVLWVPAVFVLVERFFPKLFDWYVGNAIYKIIPLIQIADLGGPFLLTFQILLVNYAIFALLEPGLRHWLGHNLSPAFDHSEKIITAGAGMAMLLFSLGYGHFRLHQVEEQMRCATHKNIGVVQGNLGNYERLQAQYGDTATIYKFFEVHRDLTRKLIQPNREQLDLVLWPEGGYPYPFPEFHPTHQELADLAERAGAPIVTGGYVRERKPVYKIYNSMSLTAPGKFEPVALYKKHILLAFGEYMPFADWFPALKDWIPAVSTFGTGPGPEVMIYGDFRLAPLICYEALSPHYMRVYDQKNANLILNVTNDSWYSRFQEPEQHLALSQLRCVEARMAQVRSTNTGISAVILPSGEITHRTAFDTAACFTARVPLMEMPPTIYARYGDWLVALLGVLVAGMLAMRWWQKKNKKAAGEHRLPAASAL; this is encoded by the coding sequence ATGAAACGCTCCCAACCCTCTCCCTCCACCACGGTGGTGCGCCGTCCACAACACATGGACCCATCCGCGCCCGGATTGCGACGGCTCAAACTCTTCATGGCCATTACCGGCGGGTGTCTTGGATTTCTCTCCTATCCCGCCATCAATTGGACACCGCTGGTTGCAATCGCCTATGTGCCTTATTTCTGGCTGCTCAATCATTGCAGCGGCATCAAGGAGACAGTGAGATACACCTGGCTGTATTCCTTCGTCATGGCACTCGGCGGGTTTTTCTGGATTGCTTACACAGTAGTTGAATTTGGCGGTTTGCCGTGGTGGCTGGCCGTGCCCATCATGCTGTTATATGCGGCCGTAGGCGCTGCCAATCTTGCGGTCACCGGCGGATTGGTGGCGTGGCTGCGCCGGCCTCTTTCCATGAAATGGCAGGTGCTGTGGGTGCCGGCAGTGTTTGTCCTCGTCGAACGGTTCTTCCCCAAACTGTTCGACTGGTATGTCGGCAATGCCATCTACAAAATCATTCCATTGATTCAAATTGCGGATCTGGGCGGTCCATTCCTGCTCACCTTCCAAATCCTGTTGGTCAACTACGCCATCTTCGCCCTGCTCGAACCCGGGTTGCGCCATTGGTTGGGGCACAATTTGTCACCGGCTTTCGACCATTCGGAAAAAATTATCACCGCCGGCGCGGGGATGGCCATGCTGTTGTTCAGCCTTGGCTACGGTCACTTTCGTCTACATCAGGTCGAAGAACAGATGCGGTGCGCCACGCACAAGAACATTGGTGTGGTGCAGGGCAATCTTGGCAACTACGAGCGTTTGCAGGCGCAGTACGGGGATACCGCCACGATCTACAAATTTTTCGAAGTCCACCGTGACCTCACGCGCAAACTCATCCAGCCAAACCGGGAGCAACTCGACCTCGTGCTGTGGCCGGAGGGCGGCTATCCCTATCCTTTTCCGGAATTCCACCCGACCCATCAGGAGCTGGCGGATCTGGCCGAACGAGCCGGTGCGCCGATCGTCACCGGTGGCTATGTGCGGGAACGCAAACCGGTTTACAAAATTTACAACTCAATGAGCCTGACGGCACCGGGGAAATTCGAGCCGGTGGCGCTGTACAAAAAACACATTCTCCTGGCCTTCGGCGAGTACATGCCCTTCGCCGACTGGTTTCCGGCGCTCAAAGACTGGATTCCGGCGGTGTCAACCTTTGGCACCGGCCCCGGCCCGGAGGTGATGATTTATGGCGATTTTCGCCTCGCTCCGCTGATTTGCTACGAAGCGCTCTCGCCGCACTACATGCGTGTTTACGATCAAAAAAACGCCAACCTCATCCTGAACGTGACCAATGACAGTTGGTACAGCCGCTTCCAGGAGCCGGAGCAGCATCTCGCGCTCTCGCAATTGCGCTGTGTCGAAGCGCGCATGGCGCAGGTGCGCAGCACCAACACCGGCATTTCCGCGGTGATTCTGCCCTCCGGCGAGATCACCCACCGCACCGCCTTCGATACCGCCGCCTGCTTCACCGCCCGCGTGCCGCTGATGGAAATGCCGCCGACGATCTATGCGCGCTATGGTGACTGGTTGGTGGCATTGCTGGGAGTGCTGGTGGCGGGAATGCTTGCCATGCGTTGGTGGCAGAAAAAAAATAAAAAGGCAGCGGGTGAACACCGGCTGCCTGCAGCGTCTGCACTGTGA
- a CDS encoding RNA-binding S4 domain-containing protein produces the protein MPAGTADPSGFRRTMRLDKWLKLARIFPSREQAARECELGRVKVNDHVAKASKPVNIGDVLTVKVAHHYRTLTIKEIPTRGLSARDAKLLYEETTPELSPETLEMMKLMKAAERQLPRPAKGRPTKKDRRELERWRGLRRS, from the coding sequence ATGCCCGCAGGAACTGCTGATCCCTCCGGCTTCAGGCGCACCATGCGCCTGGACAAATGGCTCAAGCTGGCCCGCATTTTTCCCAGCCGGGAACAGGCCGCGCGTGAATGCGAGTTGGGCCGTGTCAAAGTGAATGACCATGTCGCCAAAGCCTCGAAGCCGGTAAATATTGGCGATGTTTTGACCGTCAAAGTCGCGCATCACTACCGCACGCTCACCATCAAGGAAATCCCCACGCGCGGTCTCTCCGCCAGGGATGCCAAACTCCTCTACGAGGAAACCACCCCCGAGCTTTCACCCGAAACGCTGGAGATGATGAAACTGATGAAGGCAGCGGAGCGGCAACTGCCCCGGCCGGCAAAGGGCCGGCCCACCAAAAAAGACCGGCGGGAACTGGAGCGTTGGCGGGGGCTGAGACGATCATGA
- a CDS encoding UvrD-helicase domain-containing protein yields MKFYADLHLHSHYSRATSKQLNLEYLSLWAQLKGLTVVGTGDFVHPGWLSELREKLEPAETGLFRLKEDYRRLTPGEVPKACASEVRFLLTAEISNIYKRLDRVRKIHNIVFVPGFEAALKIQSRLESIGNIRADGRPILGLDSRDLLEIVLASDPLAFLVPAHIWTPWFSVLGSKGGFDAIDDCFADLTPHLFAVETGLSSDPPMNWRLKQLDRFVLVSNSDAHSPQKLAREANLFDTELSYPAIYRAWQREDDPGFLGTIEFFPEEGKYHFDGHRTCQTRLHPRETAQHQGNCPVCGKPVTVGVMARVEALADRPEGEKPPRWRPYTHLIPLPEIIAEATGKKAGSKGVDEIFWNLLRRLGNELHILQEAPLADIERLSSPVVAEGIRRMRCGEVKIAAGYDGEYGVIQLFTPAERREFLRQVSLVAIELTDTPAETEATANVAAAAVQVQPPLSPLTLPPDESPRISPTPVERLNPSQRRAVTYADGHLLIIAGPGTGKTHTLVHRIQHLLQSGEPARSMLAITFTNKAAEEMRQRLREQTGRLAEELTIGTFHAFCLALLREHADEQRDFEIIPDERREMIAQELWPLAATAERSRWLDEISLHKATLTTPATPEQAGRQAAYQAALQRLQVWDFDDLLLQAIRLLENTPEVRQALQQRYHWIFVDEYQDLNAAQHRLLKLLVQGGARLTAIGDPNQAIYGFRGAEVGYFSRFAEDFPGAVVMRLEENYRSGAIILAACGQVIEAGDDCVALPLSPTLLTPGNLTIYAAPTAEAEAEFVVHQIEKLVGGTSLFSQDSTRVAQSPEGRYSFGDFAILYRLNALRPPLEQALQHSGMPFQVAGETPLARRKGMPELLAVIRWAAGLPCDANDFAGFVALLTPGFGQSSAKKLAEYFTVTPERDRLLLTRFMAQTNLGQRPAMALRVAAEVMARFVQDQQSRGVDAALANLLTNLQPQPETPLLQVCRPNWQRLAGLAHWHSTPRALLDALALQREADQIEARAEKISLLTLHAAKGLEFPVVFIIGCEEHLTPMQLEELQGDPAEERRLFYVGMTRARERLYLVRAARRMLFGKSRRFAASRFLSDIEEQLKAYEYWQARAKKSNDQIAEQQLRLF; encoded by the coding sequence ATGAAGTTCTACGCCGACTTGCATTTGCATTCCCACTATTCGCGCGCTACCAGCAAACAGCTCAATCTCGAGTATCTGAGCCTGTGGGCGCAGCTCAAGGGCCTGACGGTGGTCGGCACCGGCGATTTCGTCCATCCCGGCTGGCTCAGCGAACTGCGCGAAAAATTGGAACCGGCTGAGACGGGGCTGTTTCGCCTCAAAGAAGATTACCGGCGCCTGACGCCGGGTGAAGTGCCCAAAGCCTGCGCCAGTGAGGTTCGCTTTCTGCTCACTGCCGAAATTTCCAACATCTACAAGCGCCTCGACCGGGTGCGCAAGATTCACAATATCGTCTTTGTCCCCGGCTTCGAAGCCGCGCTCAAGATCCAATCCCGTCTGGAAAGCATCGGCAATATTCGCGCGGATGGCCGGCCGATTCTCGGCCTGGACTCCCGGGATCTGCTCGAGATCGTGCTGGCCTCTGACCCGCTGGCTTTTCTGGTGCCGGCTCACATCTGGACGCCCTGGTTTTCGGTGCTCGGCTCCAAGGGCGGTTTCGATGCCATCGACGATTGCTTTGCCGATCTCACACCGCACCTTTTCGCTGTGGAAACCGGGCTGTCTTCCGATCCGCCGATGAACTGGCGGCTCAAACAGCTTGATCGCTTTGTGCTGGTGTCGAATTCGGATGCCCATTCTCCACAAAAGCTGGCACGTGAAGCAAATCTCTTCGACACTGAGCTCTCCTATCCCGCCATTTACCGCGCCTGGCAACGGGAGGATGATCCGGGCTTTCTCGGCACGATCGAGTTTTTCCCCGAGGAGGGCAAGTATCATTTTGATGGTCATCGCACCTGTCAGACCCGCCTGCACCCGCGGGAAACCGCGCAGCACCAGGGCAATTGTCCGGTCTGTGGCAAGCCGGTAACAGTGGGTGTCATGGCGCGTGTGGAGGCGCTGGCGGACCGTCCCGAAGGCGAGAAGCCGCCGCGCTGGCGCCCCTACACCCATCTCATCCCGCTGCCGGAAATCATTGCCGAGGCCACGGGCAAAAAGGCCGGCAGCAAGGGCGTCGATGAGATCTTTTGGAACCTGCTGCGGCGGCTCGGCAATGAACTCCATATCCTGCAGGAGGCGCCACTCGCAGACATTGAGCGGCTGAGCTCGCCGGTGGTGGCGGAGGGCATCCGTCGCATGCGCTGCGGGGAGGTCAAGATCGCGGCTGGCTATGACGGCGAGTACGGTGTGATTCAGCTTTTCACGCCGGCAGAACGCCGGGAATTTCTCCGGCAGGTCAGCCTGGTCGCAATCGAGCTGACAGATACCCCGGCGGAAACAGAGGCCACGGCCAATGTCGCTGCCGCGGCGGTGCAGGTGCAGCCGCCCCTGTCGCCGCTCACCTTGCCGCCGGACGAGTCTCCCCGCATCTCACCAACGCCGGTGGAGCGTCTTAATCCCTCGCAACGCCGGGCGGTGACCTATGCGGACGGCCATTTGCTCATCATCGCCGGTCCGGGCACGGGCAAGACGCACACGCTGGTGCATCGCATCCAGCATCTGCTGCAATCAGGGGAACCGGCGCGCAGCATGCTCGCCATCACCTTCACCAACAAGGCGGCCGAGGAAATGCGTCAGCGCCTGCGGGAGCAAACCGGCCGCCTGGCGGAAGAGCTCACCATCGGGACATTTCACGCGTTCTGCCTTGCCCTGCTGCGGGAACATGCCGACGAACAACGTGATTTCGAGATTATCCCTGATGAGCGCCGGGAAATGATCGCACAGGAATTGTGGCCGTTAGCCGCCACTGCCGAACGCTCCCGCTGGCTCGATGAAATTTCCCTGCACAAGGCGACCTTGACCACACCCGCCACGCCCGAACAAGCAGGCCGGCAGGCAGCCTATCAGGCGGCGCTGCAGCGGCTGCAGGTGTGGGATTTCGACGACCTTTTGTTGCAGGCCATCCGCCTGCTGGAAAACACTCCGGAAGTACGCCAGGCGTTGCAGCAGCGCTATCACTGGATTTTTGTCGATGAGTATCAGGACCTCAATGCTGCGCAGCATCGCCTGCTCAAATTGCTGGTGCAAGGCGGCGCCCGCCTCACGGCCATCGGCGATCCCAATCAGGCGATTTACGGCTTTCGCGGTGCTGAGGTCGGCTATTTCAGCCGCTTTGCCGAGGATTTTCCTGGTGCCGTGGTCATGCGATTGGAGGAGAACTATCGTTCCGGCGCCATCATTCTCGCCGCCTGCGGACAGGTCATCGAAGCAGGTGATGATTGCGTGGCCCTGCCGCTTTCGCCAACCCTGCTGACGCCGGGCAATCTCACCATTTATGCCGCGCCCACTGCCGAAGCCGAGGCCGAGTTTGTGGTGCATCAAATCGAAAAACTGGTGGGCGGCACTAGCTTGTTCTCCCAAGATTCAACGCGGGTGGCACAATCGCCGGAAGGTCGATACAGTTTTGGTGACTTTGCGATCCTTTATCGTTTGAATGCGCTGCGGCCGCCGCTGGAGCAGGCCCTGCAACATTCCGGCATGCCGTTTCAGGTGGCCGGCGAAACGCCGCTGGCGCGGCGCAAAGGCATGCCCGAGTTGCTGGCGGTCATTCGTTGGGCCGCTGGCCTGCCCTGCGATGCAAATGATTTTGCGGGATTCGTCGCACTTCTCACACCGGGGTTTGGTCAAAGTTCGGCAAAAAAATTGGCGGAATATTTCACGGTGACCCCGGAACGGGACAGGCTGCTGCTGACACGGTTTATGGCGCAGACGAACCTGGGCCAGCGGCCGGCGATGGCGCTGCGCGTTGCCGCAGAAGTCATGGCACGCTTTGTTCAGGATCAACAAAGCCGTGGTGTTGATGCCGCGCTGGCCAACCTGCTCACCAATTTGCAGCCACAACCTGAGACACCGCTGCTGCAGGTTTGCCGGCCAAATTGGCAGCGTCTGGCAGGGCTGGCGCACTGGCATTCCACCCCGCGAGCGCTGCTGGATGCCCTTGCCCTGCAGCGCGAGGCGGATCAAATCGAAGCGCGGGCCGAGAAGATTTCGCTGCTGACCCTGCACGCCGCCAAGGGGCTGGAGTTTCCCGTCGTCTTCATCATCGGCTGCGAAGAGCACCTGACGCCAATGCAATTGGAAGAATTGCAGGGTGATCCCGCCGAGGAACGCCGGTTGTTTTATGTCGGCATGACGCGCGCGCGGGAGCGGCTTTATCTCGTGCGTGCAGCCCGCCGCATGCTCTTTGGCAAGTCCCGAAGATTTGCCGCGTCGCGCTTCTTGTCGGATATCGAAGAACAACTCAAGGCTTACGAATATTGGCAGGCCAGGGCAAAAAAGAGCAACGACCAGATCGCAGAGCAACAACTCAGACTTTTCTGA
- the accB gene encoding acetyl-CoA carboxylase biotin carboxyl carrier protein, translating to MNLDEIRELVKIVESSGIMDLEVTQRGSKVRISKYPGNAHAPAPMTAGHFVVPDQYLRPPLPAAGAPAPSAGHEPPASSAPAPASQKNFVEIKSPMVGTFYRAPAPDAEPYVNVGDTISKGHVLCIIEAMKLMNEIEAEFACRIIEILVENAQPVEYNQPLFRVEKL from the coding sequence ATGAATCTGGATGAAATTAGAGAGCTGGTGAAGATTGTTGAAAGCAGTGGCATCATGGATTTGGAGGTCACCCAGCGCGGCAGCAAGGTTCGCATTTCAAAGTATCCCGGCAATGCGCATGCGCCCGCGCCGATGACTGCCGGTCACTTTGTCGTGCCGGATCAATACCTGCGGCCGCCCCTGCCGGCCGCCGGTGCGCCCGCCCCCAGCGCCGGGCACGAGCCTCCTGCCAGCAGCGCCCCGGCCCCTGCCAGCCAAAAAAATTTCGTCGAGATCAAATCTCCAATGGTGGGCACCTTTTACCGCGCGCCCGCGCCCGATGCCGAGCCGTATGTCAACGTTGGCGACACCATCTCCAAAGGCCATGTTTTATGCATCATCGAAGCCATGAAACTCATGAATGAAATTGAGGCGGAGTTTGCCTGCCGCATCATCGAGATTCTTGTGGAAAATGCGCAGCCGGTCGAGTACAACCAACCTCTTTTCCGGGTCGAAAAACTTTGA